DNA sequence from the Conexivisphaerales archaeon genome:
ATTCATGTCATCTATTCAACTTACACGGGCTTCGACGTGACCGTTGGCGAGACGCTTGCGCTGGGGGCCACCTGTGTATTTTCAGACACTCCACCTCTTAAAGGAATAGTAAAAAATAATGTGGACTGTGTTTTGGTTCCCCCTGAAAACCCGGATGCCTTGAGCAAAGCGCTAATAGATTTGCTTAGAAATGAAGCGAAGTCAAGGAATCTTTCGAGGGCTGCTAGAAGAACTGCTGAAACAAAGCTTTCATTTAATGCATTCGCACCTGTCCTTAGTGAAGTTTTGTGCTCTGTTGTAAGAGAAAAGGAATGACTGTGTTGGCGTGCTTAATCGAATATGATTTCTTCTTTCTATCATGAGTATCGATAGTACAACCAGCGAAGTCCGGGTTTCCATCATGCGAACAACCATAGGAGTTGTCACCGTAAATGTAGATAAGCCTAGCATCACGAGCAATATGGTCTCCTCGTTAGCCAAGGATAATCCAGACATCAAATTCTGTGTTGTGGATAATGGGTCAGACTCGCAGAATTACGTGTTGCTGATTCAAAGGCTTTCATACTTGGGGAATGTGATTGTAAAGAGGCTTGAGCAACAAGCATCCATCGGCAAAGCATTCAACATAGGCATCATGACGTTGGCTGAACAAGTTTCGCTAATCGTATTGATGCATAACAATTGTTTCATCGACAAAACTAACTTACATAGGTTGGCACAAACGTTAATGCTCAATGACTCAAAGATTAGCATTATTGCCCCGCTGATTATGAGTTATTATAATCCCAAAGAAATATGGTCCGCAGGTCATAGCAGACGACTCTGGAGAGGAGACACTAAACCATACACTCAAAAGTTCAATGTGGAGACTCTGGACGGCCCCTATTATGCTCGGTGCGTGAGCTTAGCATGCATGATGGTCAAATCCTACGTTTTCAGAAAGGTCGGCTACCTTGATGAATTCTTGGCGGGAAATGAAGAGGCCGACTTCTGCCTTAGGGCTTGGAGAGGACACTGTAGGGTCGCGGTTGATCCTCGTTCAAGAGCGTACCACATGGTCGGAACTACGAGTAAAATTGCAGGAGGAAGCAGAGGACCCATAAAGCCAAACTTGGTTGTATCGGCAGTTCCTGCATACTTTAGGTTTCTCTTCAAGAACTCTAGTCGTGCGCAGATGGTGTCAAGTATCATATTCCGAGGAATGACATTACCCAGAACTTTAAGAGATTTAAGTCAATAAGTTATAGCAAAGCCTTCTTCTACATGCTTCGAGGACTTGGGCTCATATTGAAAGCATCACACGTCAAGAGCAAAAGACCAATTGATGACAGTTGAAGGATTCATGAGACTCGGCATCAAGGGCATTATCCTGTATTCCGTCCAAATGGCGCTTTTTGTAGCCTTATTGGTCTATCCCATGCATGATCAGCTCGCCGCTACAGGTCTCCAGTCGGAATGCGTATTATCCCAACCCATCGGTTTTGTGACCATTTTTTCGACATTCGCCCTAGTTTTTCTTAATCTGGACCAGTTCTGTCAAATGGCTTCCGCTCTTTCTTTTTGCATTCATCTTCCTCGACCTATTCTT
Encoded proteins:
- a CDS encoding glycosyltransferase → MSIDSTTSEVRVSIMRTTIGVVTVNVDKPSITSNMVSSLAKDNPDIKFCVVDNGSDSQNYVLLIQRLSYLGNVIVKRLEQQASIGKAFNIGIMTLAEQVSLIVLMHNNCFIDKTNLHRLAQTLMLNDSKISIIAPLIMSYYNPKEIWSAGHSRRLWRGDTKPYTQKFNVETLDGPYYARCVSLACMMVKSYVFRKVGYLDEFLAGNEEADFCLRAWRGHCRVAVDPRSRAYHMVGTTSKIAGGSRGPIKPNLVVSAVPAYFRFLFKNSSRAQMVSSIIFRGMTLPRTLRDLSQ